One Dermatophagoides farinae isolate YC_2012a chromosome 1, ASM2471394v1, whole genome shotgun sequence genomic region harbors:
- the Rtc1 gene encoding RNA terminal phosphate cyclase 1, protein MDFIEFQGSNCLRQRIILATLTRRKIIIDQIRDRNSSSYGVQKYEISLLKLLEKITNGSSILVDKNGTRITYKPGILYGGSVEHWCSLERSIGYYLEVLIPLAPYCKTPIEARLHGITNDTIDPSVDALRHSSIPLLRQFFGVFDEEQLELKIISRGLKPGGGGIVSFKCPVRKVLKPVQLLMPGKVKRIRGIAFATRVSPQIANRMVDTAKGMLLKFITDIYIYTDHLKGKNSGKSPGFGLSLVAETTEGVFYVGESMSKPAESNSGVSIPEDVAKLAVSNLFNDIYRGGTINTINQGMAAIFMSFTDRDLSKVIFGPLSPYTIQLLRHLQTFTSLTFKLESESLNRNDEDNQNETNIMMKIGSKKIIAACIGIGFMNINKTVK, encoded by the exons ATGGATTTTATCGAATTTCAAGGTAGTAATTGTCTCCGTCAAAGAATTATTCTTGCTACAttaacaagaagaaaaataatcatcgatcaGATACGTGATAGAAATTCCTCCTCATATGGTGTGCAGAAATATGAAATAAGCTTGCTgaaattattggaaaaaattaccaATGGTTCGTCGATTCTGGTTGATAAAAATGGCACCCGAATCACATACAAACCTGGAATACTATACGGTGGCTCTGTGGAACATTGGTGTTCTCTTGAACGATCTATTGGGTATTATCTGGAAGTTCTTATACCTTTGGCACCGTATTGTAAAACTCCTATCGAAGCTCGATTACATGGAATAACAAATGATACCATTGATCCATCTGTCGATGCTCTTCGACATTCTTCAATCCCATTATTGAGACAATTTTTTGGCGTTTTCGATGAAGAACaacttgaattgaaaataatttcacgTGGCCTTAAACcgggtggtggtggaattGTTTCGTTCAAATGTCCTGTTCGAAAAGTTTTAAAACCCGTTCAATTATTGATGCCTGGAAAAGTTAAACGAATTCGTGGCATTGCATTCGCAACAAGAGTATCACCACAGATAGCCA aCAGAATGGTCGATACAGCTAAAGgaatgttgttgaaattcattacagacatttatatttatacgGATCATCTTAAAGGAAAAAATAGTGGTAAATCTCCCGGTTTCGGATTGTCTCTGGTTGCCGAAACAACTGAAGGAGTGTTCTATGTGGGTGAATCAATGTCCAAACCTGCTGAATCAAATAGTGGTGTATCGATTCCAGAAGATGTTGCTAAATTAGCCGTATCAAATCTTTTCAACGATATCTATCGTGGTGGTACAATCAATACGATCAACCAAGGAATGGCCGCTATATTCATGTCATTCACCGATCGTGATCTGTCTAAAGTAATATTTGGACCATTAAGTCCATATACTATACAATTGTTGAGACATTTACAAACATTtacatcattaacatttaaATTAGAATCGGAATCATTGAAtagaaatgatgaagataatcaaaacgaaacgaatataatgatgaaaattggatcgaaaaaaattattgccgCATGTATTGGTATTGGTTTTatgaatataaacaaaactGTTAAATAA
- the LOC124492936 gene encoding ADP-dependent glucokinase, giving the protein MAKKIQTQSQQSVVHSVANRFWKLSLLVLLISIGIYYIIKEYHHEMPTSLKPLNDKLKEFLYETWYTLSFSTNVIYNKLFYNNDRTRLNVILEQLLEAEHNVSISKSSRIAIGLGVCTDLVIRALDVLDQFKSPIDAKPHDHIDSWNKFIELFAYYFQRGVASERYIESKEVFNKLISLIDEKKIQKNEAIGSNAPLISIRFAREGFENILLGAQITDKLSKKFPNNIQISGPIIDQDDYHVILEYNTNEKWDQYKSPRANRLIVHSDDNNVKLLSRTKFFEQLRHFKPDILVLTGLHMLDNSPIDFHIRTQAIENLAKDLERFRENNQAFRTHFEMAAFTENRLLDSVVNQIFPHMDSFGMNEQEAANLLSLMKFGNISYSSNPFPRVAHVLDEMRELFALLESIGNGRVSRIHVHTLAYQVVMTRIDSKSKQSIWKSNKAAMAKASLTAYRYTCNLPEIDLKRVNILLDDSFAMTMDETNIERIELDQAIRCWEENIESELILNKTRVQICLAIGMVCTDVVQTVGAGDNISASGLMLQI; this is encoded by the exons atggccaaaaaaattcaaacacaaTCACAACAATCAGTCGTTCATTCTGTGGCTAATCGATTCTGGAAATTATCGTTGCTTGTCTTGCTCATTTCTATTggtatttattatattatcaaaGAATATCACCATGAAATGCCTACAAGTTTAAAACcattaaatgataaattaaaaGAATTTCTCTACGAAACTTGGTATACACTGTCATTTAGCACAAATGTGATTtacaataaattattttacaACAACGATCGAACACGTTTAAATGTGATCCTTGAACAATTGTTAGAAGCTGAACATAATGTTTCCATATCAAAATCATCTCGTATTGCCATCGGTCTAGGTGTTTGTACGGATTTGGTTATCAGAGCACTTGATGTGTTGGATCAATTTAAATCACCTATCGATGCTAAACCACATGATCATATTGATAGCTGgaataaatttattgaacTATTTGCCTATTATTTTCAACGTGGTGTTGCTTCCGA GCGATATATAGAATCCAAAGAAGTGTTCAACAAATTGATCAGTTTgattgatgagaaaaaaattcaaaagaatgAAGCAATCGGAAGCAATGCACCGCTAATATCGATACGTTTCGCTCGTGAAGGTttcgaaaatattttgttaGGTGCTCAAATAACTGATAAATTgtcgaaaaaatttccaaataaCATTCAAATCAGTGGCCCAATAATCGATCAAGATGATTATCATGTGATATTGGAATataatacaaatgaaaaatgggACCAATACAAAAGTCCAAGAGCGAATAGATTGATTGTAcatagtgatgataataatgttaagCTATTGTCGAGGACCAAATTTTTCGAACAATTAAGACATTTCAAACCAGATATATTAGTTCTTACCGGTTTACATATGTTGGACAATAGCCctattgattttcatataCGAACACAAGCTATTGAAAATCTTGCCAAAGATTTAGAACGATTCCGTGAAAATAATCAAGCATTCCGTACACATTTTGAAATGGCAGCATTTACtgaaaatcgattattagATTCCGTTGTGAATCAGATATTTCCACATATGGATTCCTTTGGCATGAACGAACAAGAGGCCgctaatttattatcattaatgaaaTTCGGTAACATTTCCTATTCATCGAATCCTTTTCCACGTGTTGCACATGTTCTGGATGAAATGCGTGAATTGTTTGCATTATTAGAATCGATTGGAAATGGACGTGTAAGTCGAATTCATGTTCATACATTAGCCTATCAAGTAGTGATGACCAGAATTGATTCGAAATCCAAACAATCGATTTGGAAATCAAACAAAGCGGCCATGGCAAAAGCATCATTAACAGCTTATCGTTACACT TGTAATTTGCctgaaattgatttgaaacgAGTGAATATACTTTTGGATGATTCATTTGCCATGACTATGGATGAAACAAATattgaaagaattgaattagATCAAGCAATCAGATGTTGGgaagaaaatattgaatccGAA